Proteins from a genomic interval of Nocardioides jishulii:
- the pheT gene encoding phenylalanine--tRNA ligase subunit beta encodes MKAPISWIKEYVDVPEGVTTDEITRRLTMTGLKLEAIVSPGAAISGPLVIGKVLTKEPEPQKNGKVINWCTVDVGDANGTGEPQGIVCGAHNFEPGDLVVVILPGGVLPGNFAISARKTYGHVSAGMICSASELGLPEGSFGSGEGIIVLPADAGQPGDDVRPVLGLDEEVIEFEVNPDRAYGLSLRGIARDVLVSVEGASNFRDPALRDTPPANDAGHPVVLEDTVGCPVFVARKVTGFDPTAPTPAFIADRLVAAGMRSISLAVDVTNYVMLETGQPIHGYDADKLRGPVVVRRAQAGETLTTLDGTERQLHPEDLVVTDDSGIIGLGGVMGGETTEMSATTTSILVESAHWEAVSMFRTGKRHKISSEAGKRNERGVDPTICEAAADRVVELLVAHGGATADPGVTVVGTPPVIPAITVAGDKAARVSGMDISEQTAIEALRAVGCEVSGTGTLTVVPPPWRPDITDPQDTTEEVVRLVGYDKVPSVLPIPPAGRGLTRAQQLRRRFGRAAAAEGYVEVLTFPFVGEADFDVLGIPADDTRRHALRLVNPLSSEQPYMTTTVLPGLLRTAARNVGQGAGSFGIFETATVTLPRDVAAPILPVDRGPSAEELEALNAAVPEQPLHLALVAVGEADGSGWWGEGRPVTWADAVEAVRAVADSVALEVTTRGVEHAPWHPGRCAELSVDGKVIGHAGELHPKVCAALGLPRGSVAAEVDLDVLIERSVHLRPASVFSTQPLAKEDVALAVDADVPAADVEAALREGAGDLLESIRLFDVYTGEQVGEGRKSLAYALRFRAPDRTLTEKETAAFREAAVAAAVEKVGAVQR; translated from the coding sequence ATGAAGGCACCCATCTCCTGGATCAAGGAGTACGTCGACGTCCCCGAGGGCGTCACGACCGACGAGATCACCCGTCGCCTCACCATGACCGGCCTCAAGCTCGAGGCGATCGTCAGCCCCGGTGCGGCCATCTCCGGCCCGCTGGTCATCGGCAAGGTGCTCACCAAGGAGCCCGAGCCGCAGAAGAACGGCAAGGTCATCAACTGGTGCACCGTCGACGTCGGCGACGCGAACGGCACCGGTGAGCCCCAGGGCATCGTCTGCGGCGCGCACAACTTCGAGCCCGGCGACCTGGTCGTGGTGATCCTCCCGGGCGGCGTGCTGCCCGGGAACTTCGCGATCTCCGCCCGCAAGACCTACGGCCACGTCTCCGCCGGCATGATCTGCTCCGCCTCGGAGCTGGGCCTCCCCGAGGGCTCGTTCGGCTCGGGCGAGGGCATCATCGTGCTGCCGGCCGACGCCGGCCAGCCGGGCGACGACGTACGTCCGGTGCTCGGTCTCGACGAGGAGGTCATCGAGTTCGAGGTCAACCCCGACCGGGCGTACGGCCTGAGCCTGCGCGGCATCGCCCGCGACGTGCTCGTCTCGGTCGAGGGCGCGAGCAACTTCCGTGACCCCGCGCTGCGCGACACCCCGCCGGCCAACGACGCCGGGCACCCCGTCGTGCTCGAGGACACCGTCGGCTGCCCGGTCTTCGTGGCCCGCAAGGTCACTGGTTTCGACCCGACGGCTCCCACCCCCGCGTTCATCGCCGACCGCCTCGTGGCCGCCGGCATGCGCTCGATCTCGCTGGCCGTGGACGTCACCAACTACGTGATGCTCGAGACCGGTCAGCCGATCCACGGCTACGACGCCGACAAGCTGCGCGGTCCCGTCGTGGTGCGCCGCGCGCAGGCGGGCGAGACCCTGACCACGCTCGACGGCACCGAGCGCCAGCTGCACCCCGAGGACCTGGTCGTCACCGACGACTCCGGCATCATCGGGCTCGGTGGCGTGATGGGCGGTGAGACGACGGAGATGTCCGCGACGACCACCTCGATCCTCGTCGAGTCGGCCCACTGGGAAGCCGTGTCGATGTTCCGCACCGGCAAGCGCCACAAGATCTCCTCGGAGGCCGGCAAGCGCAACGAGCGCGGCGTCGACCCGACGATCTGCGAGGCAGCCGCCGACCGTGTCGTCGAGCTGCTGGTGGCCCACGGCGGTGCCACCGCCGACCCCGGCGTCACCGTCGTCGGCACCCCGCCCGTCATCCCTGCGATCACCGTGGCCGGCGACAAGGCGGCCCGGGTCTCCGGGATGGACATCTCCGAGCAGACGGCGATCGAGGCCCTGCGCGCCGTGGGTTGCGAGGTCTCCGGCACCGGGACTCTCACGGTCGTCCCGCCGCCGTGGCGCCCGGACATCACCGACCCCCAGGACACCACCGAGGAGGTCGTCCGCCTCGTCGGCTACGACAAGGTGCCCTCGGTCCTGCCGATCCCGCCCGCCGGGCGGGGTCTCACCCGCGCCCAGCAGCTGCGTCGCCGTTTCGGTCGCGCGGCCGCGGCCGAGGGGTACGTCGAGGTCCTCACCTTCCCGTTCGTCGGCGAGGCCGACTTCGACGTCCTCGGGATCCCGGCCGACGACACGCGCCGCCACGCCCTGCGACTGGTCAACCCGCTGAGCAGCGAGCAGCCGTACATGACGACGACGGTCCTGCCCGGCCTGCTGCGCACCGCTGCGCGCAACGTCGGACAGGGCGCGGGCTCGTTCGGGATCTTCGAGACCGCGACCGTGACCCTGCCGCGCGACGTCGCGGCGCCGATCCTCCCCGTCGACCGCGGACCGAGTGCCGAGGAGCTCGAGGCGCTCAACGCCGCCGTGCCGGAGCAGCCCCTGCACCTGGCGCTCGTGGCCGTCGGCGAGGCCGACGGCTCCGGCTGGTGGGGCGAGGGACGTCCCGTCACGTGGGCCGACGCGGTGGAGGCCGTGCGTGCCGTGGCCGACTCGGTCGCCCTCGAGGTCACCACGCGTGGGGTCGAGCACGCTCCGTGGCACCCCGGTCGCTGTGCGGAGCTCTCCGTCGACGGCAAGGTCATCGGGCATGCCGGCGAGCTGCACCCGAAGGTGTGCGCGGCCCTCGGGCTCCCGCGTGGATCGGTGGCCGCCGAGGTCGACCTCGACGTGCTGATCGAGCGCTCGGTCCACCTACGTCCGGCGTCCGTCTTCTCCACCCAGCCGTTGGCGAAGGAGGACGTGGCGCTCGCCGTCGACGCCGACGTCCCCGCCGCGGACGTGGAGGCTGCCTTGCGCGAGGGGGCGGGCGACTTGCTCGAGTCGATCCGTCTCTTCGACGTCTACACCGGCGAGCAGGTGGGGGAGGGGCGCAAGTCCCTGGCCTACGCCCTGCGCTTCCGTGCCCCCGACAGGACGCTCACCGAGAAGGAGACGGCTGCCTTCCGGGAGGCTGCGGTCGCTGCGGCGGTCGAGAAGGTCGGCGCCGTCCAGCGCTGA
- a CDS encoding SGNH/GDSL hydrolase family protein, whose product MGETRSRAGLARLSALVATTLVGGLTVSTAAAARPTGDVRGEDERRAAAATSVMVVGDSVSQASVGDYSWRYFASRHLTAVGAGVDFVGARTTPHVPAGQTWAARYSDDDFDRDHTAMWGDSFYYPNQDHWSPMVAARPEVVVLALGTNDFGVWKRKAADVVASARTWVTVARSVVHSAEFVLVEIPWVTHKRVKTYNASLQKVAAELSTAESRVVVARTSKGYVMGKDDDRPGDTYDDVHPNTRGQVKIAAAVTDALASLGIGVAYPRPLTFPAEGPRTAPVLRAANGTARVRLGWRVPPGATSHDVWRRAPGRRWVRVARARAGTSYGARRLASCRRYEFRVRARKGWTLAAPDMASNVVSARVGPRVGARTTPTVRPGSRHVRLSWNRVAGACSYGVRISVVHRGEETVLKRGGVRPRLVVRDLPPGATVTVRVRAVGAVNSGRWSAPRAARVRR is encoded by the coding sequence ATGGGGGAGACACGGTCACGCGCAGGGCTCGCGCGCCTGTCGGCGCTGGTGGCGACGACACTGGTGGGCGGGCTGACGGTTTCGACGGCGGCCGCGGCACGCCCGACGGGAGACGTACGCGGAGAGGACGAGCGTCGGGCGGCGGCCGCCACCTCGGTGATGGTCGTCGGCGACTCCGTCTCCCAGGCCTCGGTCGGTGACTACTCGTGGCGCTACTTCGCGTCCCGTCACCTCACGGCTGTGGGCGCCGGCGTCGACTTCGTCGGGGCCCGGACCACGCCCCACGTCCCCGCGGGGCAGACGTGGGCAGCTCGCTACAGCGACGACGACTTCGACCGCGACCACACCGCGATGTGGGGCGACTCCTTCTACTACCCCAACCAGGACCACTGGTCCCCGATGGTCGCCGCGCGTCCCGAGGTCGTCGTGCTGGCCCTGGGCACCAACGACTTCGGTGTGTGGAAGCGCAAGGCAGCCGATGTCGTCGCCAGCGCACGTACCTGGGTGACGGTGGCTCGTTCGGTGGTGCATTCCGCGGAGTTCGTCCTGGTGGAGATCCCCTGGGTGACCCACAAGCGGGTGAAGACCTACAACGCCTCCTTGCAGAAGGTGGCCGCGGAGCTCTCGACGGCCGAGTCACGGGTGGTCGTGGCTCGCACGTCCAAGGGTTACGTGATGGGCAAGGATGACGACCGTCCGGGCGACACCTACGACGACGTGCACCCCAACACCCGTGGGCAGGTGAAGATCGCGGCGGCGGTGACGGACGCTCTGGCCAGCCTCGGGATCGGGGTCGCCTACCCCCGACCACTGACGTTCCCCGCGGAGGGACCCCGCACCGCCCCCGTGCTCCGCGCCGCGAACGGCACGGCCAGGGTCAGGCTCGGCTGGCGCGTTCCGCCGGGCGCCACCAGCCACGACGTGTGGCGACGCGCCCCTGGCAGGCGGTGGGTGAGGGTGGCTCGTGCCCGGGCCGGGACGTCGTACGGGGCCAGGCGCCTGGCCTCCTGTCGTCGCTACGAGTTCCGGGTGCGTGCCCGCAAGGGATGGACGCTGGCCGCCCCCGACATGGCCTCCAACGTCGTCAGTGCACGGGTCGGCCCGCGGGTCGGCGCACGGACGACACCCACCGTGCGTCCCGGGTCGCGACACGTCCGGCTCAGCTGGAACCGCGTGGCGGGAGCGTGCTCCTACGGAGTGCGGATCAGTGTCGTCCACCGAGGGGAGGAGACCGTGCTGAAGCGAGGGGGCGTCAGGCCGCGGCTGGTCGTACGCGACCTTCCCCCGGGTGCCACGGTGACGGTCAGGGTGCGTGCAGTGGGTGCGGTGAACTCGGGCAGGTGGTCCGCACCGCGTGCGGCGCGAGTGAGGCGGTAG
- the argC gene encoding N-acetyl-gamma-glutamyl-phosphate reductase — protein MHMSQVRVAIAGASGYAGGEVARLLLGHPGVTIGALTGGSNAGESFGRLQPHLVPLSDRVLEPTTVEVLSGHDVVFLGLPHGQSAEIAKALPESTVVIDCGADFRLADAEVWEKFYGSPHAGTWPYGLPELPGQRDALTDATRIAVPGCYPTISSLTIAPALGAGLVKPEVTVVAASGTSGAGKAAKTNLLGSEVMGNVSAYGVGGVHRHTPEIAQNLRAVAGTDVVVSFTPLLVPMPRGILATVSAPLVDAGTTAAQAREAYAAAYADEQFVHLLPEGMWPQTQSVLGSNAVHLQVTVDQAAQRLVAVGVVDNLAKGTAGAAVQCMNIALGLPEATGLTTVGLAP, from the coding sequence ATGCACATGAGTCAGGTCAGAGTCGCCATCGCAGGAGCGAGCGGGTACGCCGGGGGTGAGGTGGCCCGCCTGCTGCTCGGCCACCCCGGGGTCACGATCGGCGCGCTCACCGGTGGCAGCAACGCAGGGGAGTCCTTCGGACGCCTCCAGCCGCACCTGGTCCCGCTGTCAGACCGGGTGCTCGAACCCACCACCGTCGAGGTCCTCTCCGGCCACGACGTCGTCTTCCTCGGCCTGCCCCACGGCCAGTCCGCCGAGATCGCGAAGGCGCTCCCCGAGAGCACCGTCGTCATCGACTGCGGGGCCGACTTCCGGCTCGCCGATGCAGAGGTGTGGGAGAAGTTCTACGGCTCGCCGCACGCCGGGACGTGGCCCTACGGGCTCCCCGAGCTGCCCGGGCAGCGCGATGCGCTCACCGACGCCACCCGGATCGCAGTGCCCGGCTGCTACCCGACCATCTCCAGCCTCACCATCGCCCCGGCGCTCGGCGCCGGTCTGGTGAAGCCCGAGGTCACCGTGGTCGCCGCCTCCGGGACCTCGGGTGCCGGCAAGGCTGCCAAGACCAACCTCCTCGGCTCCGAGGTGATGGGCAACGTCAGCGCCTACGGCGTCGGCGGGGTCCACCGGCACACGCCCGAGATCGCCCAGAACCTGCGCGCCGTCGCGGGCACCGACGTCGTCGTCTCCTTCACGCCCCTGCTCGTGCCGATGCCGCGCGGCATCCTGGCCACCGTCTCCGCGCCCCTGGTCGACGCCGGTACCACCGCAGCCCAGGCCCGCGAGGCGTACGCCGCCGCGTACGCGGACGAGCAGTTCGTCCACCTGCTGCCTGAGGGCATGTGGCCCCAGACGCAGTCCGTGCTCGGCTCCAACGCCGTGCACCTCCAGGTCACCGTCGACCAGGCCGCTCAGCGCCTGGTGGCTGTCGGCGTCGTCGACAACTTGGCGAAGGGCACTGCCGGCGCCGCCGTGCAGTGCATGAACATCGCCCTCGGACTTCCCGAGGCGACCGGACTCACCACCGTGGGGTTGGCACCATGA
- a CDS encoding ACT domain-containing protein has product MTEQTYTLEQFPEQLAVVRLGPGAPIPAWAESSSIFSVTATATETSVVCAARNVPTKARHERSFTAFAVKGPLDFAQTGVLIALLTPMAEADISVFTLSTFDTDWILVPKQHADAAAEAWRRRGHTVAPAVPV; this is encoded by the coding sequence ATGACCGAACAGACCTACACCCTTGAGCAGTTCCCCGAGCAGCTGGCCGTGGTCCGGCTCGGACCGGGGGCACCGATCCCGGCCTGGGCCGAGTCGTCCTCGATCTTCTCGGTGACCGCGACCGCTACCGAGACCTCCGTCGTGTGCGCCGCGCGCAACGTCCCGACCAAGGCTCGCCACGAGCGTTCGTTCACCGCGTTCGCCGTCAAGGGCCCGCTCGACTTCGCCCAGACCGGCGTGCTGATCGCCCTGCTGACGCCGATGGCGGAGGCCGACATCAGCGTCTTCACGCTCTCGACCTTCGACACCGACTGGATCCTGGTGCCCAAGCAGCACGCGGACGCTGCGGCCGAGGCATGGCGACGACGAGGGCACACCGTTGCTCCCGCCGTCCCCGTCTGA
- the argJ gene encoding bifunctional glutamate N-acetyltransferase/amino-acid acetyltransferase ArgJ, giving the protein MSVTTPAGFLASGVPAGLKSTGAKDLALVVNTGPTSDSATVFTSNRCKANPVLWSQEVVKDGVVRAVVLNSGGANCYTGAEGFQTTHAVAEKVAEKVGIGAIDVVVCSTGLIGLANPRQNLLDGVEAAHAALSSDGGADAATAIMTTDTVSKQAVVEGPGWTIGGMAKGAGMLAPALATMLVVITTDAVVPAADLDTALRTATRVSFDRLDSDGCQSTNDTVTLMASGASGITPPLADFTAALTQLCTDLAMQLLKDAEGADHEIAITVLNAASEEDAVEVGRSIARSNLFKAAVFGNDPNWGRVLASVGTTQAAFDPADLDVAMNGVWVCRNSTPHEDPASVDLTGREVSVTVDLKSGDARATIWTNDLTHAYVHENSAYSS; this is encoded by the coding sequence ATGAGCGTCACCACCCCTGCCGGTTTCCTCGCGTCCGGAGTCCCGGCCGGACTCAAGTCGACCGGCGCCAAGGACTTGGCACTGGTCGTCAACACCGGCCCGACCTCCGACTCCGCGACCGTCTTCACCTCCAACCGCTGCAAGGCCAACCCGGTCCTGTGGAGCCAGGAGGTCGTCAAGGACGGCGTCGTGCGTGCCGTCGTCCTGAACTCCGGGGGAGCCAACTGCTACACCGGCGCCGAGGGCTTCCAGACCACCCACGCGGTCGCCGAGAAGGTCGCCGAGAAGGTCGGGATCGGGGCGATCGACGTCGTCGTGTGCTCCACCGGGCTGATCGGCCTGGCCAACCCGCGACAGAACCTGCTCGACGGCGTGGAGGCGGCGCACGCCGCCCTCTCGTCCGACGGCGGTGCCGACGCGGCGACCGCCATCATGACCACCGACACGGTCTCCAAGCAGGCAGTCGTCGAGGGGCCGGGATGGACGATCGGTGGCATGGCCAAGGGCGCCGGCATGCTGGCCCCCGCGCTGGCGACGATGCTCGTGGTCATCACCACCGATGCGGTCGTCCCCGCCGCTGACCTCGACACCGCCCTGCGGACCGCGACCCGGGTCTCCTTCGACCGCCTCGACTCCGACGGCTGCCAGTCCACCAACGACACGGTCACGCTCATGGCGTCGGGCGCCTCGGGCATCACGCCCCCGCTCGCCGACTTCACCGCTGCCCTCACCCAGCTCTGCACCGACCTGGCCATGCAGCTGCTGAAGGACGCCGAGGGTGCCGACCACGAGATCGCCATCACGGTGCTCAACGCGGCCAGCGAGGAGGACGCGGTGGAGGTGGGGCGCTCCATCGCCCGGTCCAACCTCTTCAAGGCCGCCGTCTTCGGCAACGACCCGAACTGGGGCCGGGTCCTGGCCTCCGTCGGCACCACGCAGGCGGCCTTCGACCCGGCCGACCTCGACGTGGCGATGAACGGGGTCTGGGTGTGCCGCAACTCCACGCCGCACGAGGACCCGGCGTCCGTCGACCTCACCGGTCGCGAGGTCAGCGTCACCGTCGACCTGAAGTCGGGTGACGCCCGGGCGACGATCTGGACCAACGACCTCACCCACGCCTACGTCCACGAGAACAGCGCCTACAGCTCATGA
- the argB gene encoding acetylglutamate kinase → MSEKMSNRPDPKKAATLAAALPWLKKYHGQTIVVKYGGNAMTDDSLKVAFAEDIAFLRFAGFKPVVVHGGGPQINRMLKKLGIESEFRGGLRVTTPEAMDVVRMVLVGQVQRELVGLINSHGPLAVGLSGEDAGLFTATPAVTVVDGEEVDLGLVGEVSQVRPEAVLDLVEAGRIPVISSVAPDVEGQVHNVNADTAAAALAVALGAEKLLVLTDVEGLYRDYGNSDDVIQEINPESLAEMLPTLDAGMVPKMRACYDAVTGGVARATVVDGREPHAVLLEIFTDEGVGTQVLPGVATRIRNSYSSEGSDR, encoded by the coding sequence ATGAGCGAGAAGATGTCGAACCGGCCAGACCCCAAGAAGGCCGCCACCCTGGCCGCAGCCCTGCCTTGGCTGAAGAAGTACCACGGCCAGACCATCGTGGTGAAGTACGGCGGCAACGCCATGACCGACGACTCCCTCAAGGTCGCCTTCGCCGAGGACATCGCCTTCCTGCGCTTCGCCGGCTTCAAGCCGGTCGTCGTGCACGGCGGCGGTCCGCAGATCAACCGGATGCTGAAGAAGCTCGGCATCGAGTCGGAGTTCCGCGGTGGCCTGCGGGTCACCACCCCCGAGGCCATGGACGTCGTCCGCATGGTGCTCGTCGGTCAGGTGCAGCGGGAGCTGGTCGGGTTGATCAACTCCCACGGTCCGCTCGCCGTCGGGTTGTCGGGTGAGGACGCCGGCCTCTTCACGGCCACGCCGGCGGTCACCGTCGTCGACGGCGAGGAGGTCGACCTCGGCCTCGTGGGCGAGGTCTCCCAGGTGCGCCCCGAGGCTGTGCTCGACCTGGTCGAGGCCGGCCGCATCCCGGTGATCTCGTCGGTTGCCCCGGACGTCGAGGGTCAGGTGCACAACGTCAACGCCGACACCGCCGCCGCAGCGCTGGCCGTGGCGCTGGGTGCGGAGAAGCTCCTCGTGCTCACCGACGTGGAGGGGCTCTACCGCGACTACGGCAACTCCGACGACGTGATCCAGGAGATCAACCCGGAGTCGCTGGCCGAGATGCTGCCGACCCTCGACGCGGGCATGGTTCCCAAGATGCGGGCCTGCTACGACGCGGTCACCGGGGGAGTGGCGCGCGCAACCGTCGTCGACGGGCGCGAACCCCACGCCGTGCTCCTCGAGATCTTCACCGACGAGGGCGTGGGCACCCAGGTGCTCCCCGGCGTCGCGACGCGGATCCGCAACTCCTACTCCTCGGAAGGCAGCGACCGGTGA
- a CDS encoding acetylornithine transaminase, with protein sequence MTTTWQDRYSGAVMNTFGVPKLMLERGAGAHVWDADGNEYLDMLAGIAVNSLGHAHPALVQAVSTQLATLGHVSNLFATEPQLRLAERLVEMVGGDARVFLSNSGTEANEAALKVTRRTGRTKIVATEDAFHGRTMGALALTATEAYRAPFEPLPGDVVWVPFGDAEALAAAVDEQTAAVIVEPLQGEAGVNVPPRDYLLAVREITSRHGALMWIDEIQTGIGRTGTLLAHRNPELFDGEVVPDLVTLAKGLGGGVPIGATVALGATASLLVPGNHGTTFGGNPIATAAANAVLDTIEDDDLLTHVEGVGEILRKGLEADPRVTEIRGAGLMLGLTLADSVDTATLVDAALAAGLIINVPRVGRVRLVPPLVLTVDDAERFLTAFATALDAAGVSP encoded by the coding sequence GTGACCACGACCTGGCAGGACCGCTACTCGGGCGCGGTGATGAACACCTTCGGCGTGCCCAAGCTCATGCTCGAGCGCGGTGCCGGTGCCCACGTGTGGGACGCCGACGGCAACGAGTACCTCGACATGCTGGCTGGCATCGCGGTCAACTCGCTCGGCCATGCCCACCCGGCCCTCGTCCAGGCGGTTTCCACGCAGCTCGCCACGCTGGGCCACGTCTCCAACCTGTTCGCCACCGAGCCCCAGCTCCGGCTGGCCGAGCGGCTGGTGGAGATGGTTGGCGGCGACGCCCGGGTCTTCTTGTCGAACTCCGGCACCGAGGCCAACGAGGCAGCCCTCAAGGTGACCCGCCGCACGGGGCGCACGAAGATCGTCGCCACCGAGGACGCCTTCCACGGCCGGACGATGGGAGCGCTGGCCTTGACGGCGACCGAGGCCTACCGCGCCCCGTTCGAGCCGCTGCCCGGCGACGTCGTCTGGGTGCCCTTCGGTGACGCGGAGGCGCTGGCCGCGGCCGTCGACGAGCAGACTGCGGCCGTCATCGTCGAGCCGCTCCAGGGTGAGGCCGGCGTCAACGTTCCCCCGCGCGACTACCTGCTCGCCGTCCGTGAGATCACCTCGCGCCACGGTGCCCTGATGTGGATCGACGAGATCCAGACCGGCATCGGCCGGACCGGCACCCTGCTGGCCCACCGCAACCCCGAGCTCTTCGACGGCGAGGTCGTGCCCGACCTGGTCACGCTCGCCAAGGGTCTCGGTGGCGGCGTCCCGATCGGGGCGACCGTGGCCCTCGGCGCGACCGCCTCCCTCCTCGTGCCGGGCAACCACGGCACGACGTTCGGGGGCAACCCGATCGCGACGGCGGCCGCCAACGCCGTGCTCGACACGATCGAGGACGACGACCTCCTCACCCACGTCGAGGGGGTGGGGGAGATCCTGCGCAAGGGTCTCGAGGCCGACCCCCGCGTCACGGAGATCCGTGGCGCCGGCCTGATGCTCGGCCTCACCCTGGCCGACTCCGTCGACACCGCCACGTTGGTCGACGCCGCGCTCGCCGCGGGGCTGATCATCAACGTCCCCCGCGTCGGCCGGGTCCGCCTGGTGCCGCCCCTGGTCCTCACGGTCGACGACGCCGAGCGCTTCCTGACCGCCTTCGCCACCGCCCTCGATGCAGCTGGAGTGTCCCCATGA
- the argF gene encoding ornithine carbamoyltransferase, translating to MTRHLLADDDLSPAEQAEVLALAADLKAAPYDHKPLDGPVTVAMIFDKPTLRTQASFAAGIAELGGHPMLVDGALAGVGVRESVPDVARVLGRQAGQIVWRTYAQSALEEMAAFSGVPVINALTDDFHPCQLLADLLTISEHKGELAGLRVVFLGDAACNMGHSWALAGATAGMHVVLSGPKGYQPREDMVERARAIAATTGGSVTVEVDPSTAVAGADVVVTDTWVSMGKEDEAATRLADLAPYRLDQALLDRAAPDAIVMHCLPAYRGKEITAEVLEGPASVVWDEAENRRHAQKAVMTWLQARR from the coding sequence ATGACCCGACACCTGTTGGCCGACGACGACCTCTCTCCCGCCGAGCAGGCCGAGGTCCTCGCCCTTGCCGCCGACCTCAAGGCCGCGCCGTACGACCACAAGCCGCTCGACGGTCCCGTCACCGTCGCGATGATCTTCGACAAGCCCACCCTGCGCACGCAGGCCTCCTTCGCAGCCGGCATCGCCGAGCTCGGTGGTCACCCGATGCTGGTCGACGGAGCGCTCGCCGGCGTCGGGGTGCGCGAGTCGGTGCCCGACGTCGCCCGGGTGCTCGGTCGCCAGGCGGGCCAGATCGTGTGGCGCACCTACGCGCAGAGCGCCCTCGAGGAGATGGCTGCGTTCTCCGGCGTCCCGGTCATCAACGCCCTCACCGACGACTTCCACCCCTGCCAGCTGCTCGCCGACCTCCTCACGATCTCGGAGCACAAGGGCGAGCTCGCAGGGCTGCGCGTGGTCTTCCTGGGCGACGCCGCCTGCAACATGGGGCACTCGTGGGCGCTCGCGGGAGCCACCGCCGGCATGCACGTGGTGCTGAGCGGCCCGAAGGGCTACCAGCCGCGGGAGGACATGGTCGAGCGTGCCCGCGCCATCGCCGCCACCACCGGTGGCTCGGTGACGGTCGAGGTCGACCCGTCGACCGCCGTCGCCGGCGCCGACGTCGTGGTCACCGACACGTGGGTCTCGATGGGCAAGGAGGACGAGGCCGCCACGCGACTCGCCGACCTCGCGCCGTACCGCCTCGACCAGGCGCTTCTCGACCGGGCCGCGCCGGACGCGATCGTCATGCACTGCCTGCCCGCCTACCGGGGCAAGGAGATCACCGCCGAGGTGCTCGAGGGCCCGGCGAGCGTCGTCTGGGACGAGGCGGAGAACCGCCGCCACGCCCAGAAGGCCGTGATGACCTGGCTGCAGGCACGCCGATGA
- a CDS encoding arginine repressor, with protein MTAVSPLTKGARHSRIIDLVTHHEVRSQAELAALLSAQGVTVTQATLSRDLVELDAVKVRNPDGALVYAVPAEGGDRSPTAPRETAAALERVARLCNELLVSAEASANLAVLRTPPGAAQFLASAFDRAEFHDVLGTIAGDDTVMVIARDPQGGAALAARFLELAESSATASSTTQQNPPHIPARSTAKDDQ; from the coding sequence ATGACCGCCGTCAGCCCGCTCACGAAGGGTGCGCGACACTCGCGCATCATCGACCTGGTGACCCACCACGAGGTGCGGTCCCAGGCAGAGCTGGCTGCCCTCCTCAGCGCGCAGGGCGTCACGGTCACGCAGGCCACGCTCAGCCGTGACCTCGTCGAGCTCGACGCGGTCAAGGTGCGCAACCCCGACGGCGCCCTCGTGTACGCGGTGCCGGCCGAGGGCGGCGACCGTTCGCCGACCGCGCCGCGCGAGACCGCCGCTGCCCTCGAGCGCGTCGCCAGGCTCTGCAACGAGCTCCTGGTGAGCGCCGAGGCGAGCGCCAACCTCGCGGTGCTGCGTACGCCCCCGGGCGCCGCGCAGTTCCTGGCGAGTGCCTTCGACCGGGCCGAGTTCCATGACGTCCTTGGCACCATTGCAGGTGACGACACCGTCATGGTGATCGCCCGTGACCCGCAGGGCGGGGCCGCACTGGCCGCGCGGTTCCTCGAGCTGGCGGAGTCCTCCGCGACGGCCAGCAGCACCACCCAGCAGAATCCTCCCCACATCCCCGCACGAAGCACAGCAAAGGACGACCAGTGA